A single region of the Chryseobacterium sp. 6424 genome encodes:
- a CDS encoding helix-turn-helix domain-containing protein produces MEAIILTKDQFNELLSKIEEINQKLNSSRSAKTETYLNNKQFMEMLDVSLRTAQSWRDEGKITFSQVGNKIYYKLSDVEKFIQDYRNSAFAKK; encoded by the coding sequence ATGGAAGCAATCATCCTTACCAAAGACCAGTTCAACGAGCTCCTTTCAAAAATCGAAGAAATCAATCAAAAGTTGAATTCCTCCAGATCTGCCAAAACAGAAACCTATCTGAACAACAAACAGTTCATGGAAATGCTTGATGTATCTCTCCGCACTGCACAATCCTGGCGCGACGAAGGAAAGATCACCTTTTCCCAGGTCGGCAACAAAATCTACTACAAACTCTCCGACGTAGAAAAATTCATCCAGGACTACCGCAATTCCGCCTTCGCTAAAAAATAG